A stretch of the bacterium genome encodes the following:
- a CDS encoding peptidylprolyl isomerase, which yields KIKVIKMKLFFKKWKGIIGLVIFCLLIFGLIVFLIIKDKRKTVAVVNGYKVTIDEIVEKIESSPEIYKEYFFVDPKSVIDDYVNQILLFQYAKKYERKLRKKVESKIKNYYMEVLTQVFVEDILSDTIKISDEEISNYYNSHLQEFVIPERVQISEIVVDTKEKADDILNRLRLGESFEKIAETESIAPTREKRGEIGWIEVDKLNPEVSSLITQMKPGEILANIIKTEMGYHIIKLTGRTEKRILTLTEATPMIKNLLISQKKKVEVENLMKKLKEKSKVIIYPNKIEILKEKIK from the coding sequence AAAATTAAAGTAATAAAAATGAAGTTGTTTTTCAAAAAGTGGAAAGGAATTATAGGGCTTGTTATTTTCTGTCTTTTAATTTTTGGTTTAATTGTCTTTTTAATAATAAAAGATAAAAGGAAAACAGTTGCGGTTGTTAATGGATATAAAGTTACAATTGATGAGATAGTTGAAAAAATTGAAAGTTCTCCTGAAATTTATAAGGAATATTTTTTTGTTGACCCTAAAAGTGTTATAGATGACTATGTTAATCAGATTTTGCTTTTTCAGTATGCTAAAAAATATGAAAGAAAATTGAGAAAAAAAGTTGAAAGCAAAATAAAAAATTATTATATGGAGGTTTTAACACAGGTATTTGTTGAGGATATTCTTTCAGATACAATTAAGATTTCTGATGAAGAGATTTCTAACTATTACAACAGTCATTTACAGGAGTTTGTAATTCCTGAAAGAGTTCAGATTTCAGAAATTGTCGTAGATACAAAAGAGAAAGCAGATGATATTCTGAATAGATTGCGTCTTGGAGAATCATTTGAAAAAATCGCAGAAACAGAATCAATAGCACCCACGAGAGAAAAAAGAGGTGAAATTGGCTGGATTGAGGTGGATAAATTAAATCCAGAAGTGTCTTCTTTGATTACCCAGATGAAACCGGGTGAGATTCTTGCAAATATTATAAAGACAGAAATGGGCTATCATATAATAAAATTGACAGGAAGAACAGAAAAAAGAATTTTAACACTTACAGAAGCAACTCCTATGATAAAAAATTTACTTATATCCCAGAAGAAAAAAGTAGAAGTTGAAAACCTTATGAAAAAACTTAAAGAAAAAAGTAAAGTTATAATCTATCCAAACAAAATAGAAATTTTAAAGGAGAAAATTAAATGA
- a CDS encoding SurA N-terminal domain-containing protein produces the protein MKRFLIFFFLFVLTVFGEDKIVAIVGNKPVFEKEVVLRSKRDKIDYPIALQVLIEEKLLLYQAEKNKIEVSDEEIKNEIERIKKNFPSLKEFYNYLNERQIKISQLREEIENSLKIRKLIRNEVISKIEITPVEIANEMKKIEEEYNEYEFFFKWFDNEEDAEKFVRNFNTESLKEMELAKLKSSEIIEEILEKISKMEKEKISFPFKIGEKWIVIYLKEKTHLDADKLEIYREAKDRIFKIKYSLLYRNFIEELKKTIPVKFL, from the coding sequence ATGAAAAGATTTTTAATATTTTTCTTTTTATTTGTTTTAACTGTTTTTGGAGAAGATAAAATTGTTGCTATTGTGGGAAATAAGCCAGTATTTGAAAAAGAAGTAGTTTTGAGAAGTAAAAGAGATAAAATAGATTATCCAATAGCATTACAGGTTTTGATTGAAGAAAAATTACTTCTTTATCAGGCAGAAAAAAATAAAATAGAAGTTAGTGATGAGGAAATAAAGAATGAAATAGAAAGAATTAAAAAAAATTTCCCATCTTTGAAAGAATTTTATAATTATTTAAATGAAAGGCAGATAAAAATTTCACAACTTCGGGAAGAAATTGAAAATTCTTTAAAAATAAGAAAACTTATAAGAAATGAAGTTATTTCAAAAATAGAAATCACTCCTGTAGAAATTGCAAATGAGATGAAAAAAATTGAAGAAGAGTACAATGAATATGAGTTTTTTTTCAAATGGTTTGATAATGAAGAAGATGCAGAAAAATTTGTTAGAAACTTTAATACGGAAAGTTTAAAAGAGATGGAGTTAGCAAAACTCAAAAGTTCAGAAATTATAGAAGAAATTTTAGAAAAGATTTCAAAAATGGAGAAAGAAAAAATTTCTTTTCCATTTAAAATTGGAGAAAAATGGATTGTTATATACCTTAAAGAAAAAACACATTTAGATGCGGATAAACTTGAAATATACAGGGAGGCAAAGGATAGAATTTTTAAAATAAAGTATTCACTTTTATACAGAAATTTTATTGAAGAACTTAAGAAAACAATCCCTGTAAAATTTCTCTGA